Within Streptomyces sp. NBC_00704, the genomic segment CTCGCTCGCTTCAGGCACGGACCGGCCGCTGCGCACCGACATCGACGTACGGCACGAGGAACTTCTGGACTGGGTGAAGGCGCGGGGCCTGGAAACCGTGGCGTTCAACTCCGTCATGACCTATGGGGTCGCGGAACTCCCGGGCGACTGGCGTCGCCGCTTCGCTCCGCTGACGGTGGCGGCCGGCTGACAGCACACGGCCGTCCTGTGACGGGTGCCGTTTGCCCGGACCGGCAAACGGCACCCTTCGTGGGACGGTGTCCCTGTCAGACGAGTTCCTTCACCGCCGCCGTGGCGAAGCCGTGGTCCTGCTCGGGGGCTCCGCCGCCCACTCCGAGCGCTCCGATCAGACGCCCGTCGCGGTGGATGGGCACTCCGCCCGCGATGAACAGCAGCGGCCGGTCGAGCGCGGTGGGCAGGGTGTGGAAGAGGCCGCCGGGCTGAACGGCGTCCACGAGGTCGGCGGTGGCGGCATTCAGCTGAAGAGCGGTGTACGCCTTGCGGGTGCTCGTCTCTCCGGAGATCAGCACCGCTCGGTCGTCCCTCCGGAAGGCCAGCAGATGACCGCCCGCGTCCAGCACGGTGACGCTGACCGTGACCCCGGCGGCCTCGGCGGCGGTGTGCGCCGCCGCCACGAGGGTCTCGGCGTCGTGGATCGTCAGGGGCGCGGCGGTGATGGTGTTCATGCGGAGGTACTCCTCGAAACGGGGGAAGGCGGTCGGGAACGCACGGGAGGGCGCGGGACGGGTGGCTGCGCCGCGGGGGCGGCCTCGGCCGTGTGAATCGGGCGGGCTCAGTGCTGGACGGCCGCCTCACGCTCAGCGGAGGGACTGCCGGCGACGACGTGCCCGGAGTGGGCGCGTGTGTTGTCACGGCGCTCCAGCGCGGCCGATGCGACGGCGAGCAGCAGGGCGCCCGCTGCCAGGGCGGCGCCGACCCAGTTGGGCGCGGTGTAGCCCAGTCCGGCCGCGATCACGAGACCGCCGAGCCAGGCGGACAGCGCGTTGCCGAGGTTGAAGGCGCCGATGTTCACGGCCGACGCCAGCGTGGGGGCGCCGTGCGCCTGGTCCAGGACGCGCTTCTGCAGCGGGGGAACGGTCGCGAACCCCAGGGCGCCGATCAGGGCGATCGTGACGGCCGCCAGGACCTTGTGATGGGCGGTGAGGGTGAAGAGCGCCAGGACGACGGCCAGGGCCCCCAGAGAGACGTAGAGCATGGGCATCAGCGCCCGGTCGGCGTACCTGCCGCCGATCAGGTTTCCGCCCACCATGCCGAGACCGAAGAGGACCAGCAGCCAGGTCACGGAACCGTCGGCGAAGCCGGCCACGTGCGTCATCATCGGCGCGATGTAGGTGATCGCCGCGAAGACACCGCCGAAGCCGAGAACGGTCATCGCCATCGCGAGCAGGACCTGGGCGTTCTTGAGAGCGGCCAGCTCGTGCCGCAGACGCACGCCTTCCGCGCGCGGCATCTCGGGCACCAGCCGGGCGATGCCGATGAGACCGACGACACCGAGCACGGCGACGACGGCGAAGGTGACCCGCCATCCGACGTTCTGTCCGACGAGGGTGCCCAGGGGCACGCCGACCACGTTCGCGACGGTGAGGCCGGTGAACATCATCGCGATGGCGCCGGCCTTCTTGTCCGGTGCGACCAGGTCGGCAGCGACGACCGAGCCGATGCCGAAGAACGCGCCGTGGGCGAGGGACGCGACCACGCGGCCGATCAGCATCACCGCGAAGACCGGGGCGACCGCGGAGAGCAGATTGCCGGCGATGAACAGGCCCATCAGCAGCATCAACATCCTCTTACGGGAGATCTTGGTGCCGAGGACCGTCATGAGGGGGGCGCCGAACAGGACGCCGAGGGCGTAGCCGGTCACGAGGAACCCGGCGGTGGGGATCGAGACGGCGAAGTCGTCCGCGATCTCGGGCAGCAAGCCCATGATCACGAATTCGGTCGTCCCGATTCCGAAGGCCCCGATCGCGAGGGCCAGAAGCGCGAGAGGCATAGGGGTGACACCTTCCCAGATGATTGCAGGAGCGCTTTGCGTGCTTCGACAATAGTTGCACACGCGGGCTAATGGCAAACGCTGGCAATTGCAGATGTGCTCTACCCTGGGTGTCAGCCGTTCCGGGACGGAGGAGAAACCCCATGACTGCCACGGACCCCGCGCTCACCGCCCTAGCCCAGGGCTGGTGCGCCCTCTCGCTCCTGCACGGGAGGATCGAGGCCCATATAGAACGGGCGCTGCAGGCACGCCACGACCTGAGCGTGCGCGAGTACTCCCTGCTCGACGTCCTCAGCCGACAGCACGACGGCGACGGCGGGCATCTGCAGATGAAGCAGGTGGCCGAGGCGGTCGTCCTCAGCCAGAGCGCGACCACCCGGCTGGTGACCCGGCTGGAGGACCGCGGCCTGCTCGAGCGCTACCTGTGCCCCACCGATCGCCGCGGCATCTACACCAACGTCACCGCGGCCGGCCTGGCACTGCTCGGCGAAGCCCGTCCGACCAACGACGCCGCCCTGCGCGAGGCTCTCGACGAAGCGGCCAGGAACCCGGAGCTGGCCCCTCTCGTCAGGGTCGTGGAATCCCTCAAGGAGCC encodes:
- a CDS encoding GlcG/HbpS family heme-binding protein, which produces MNTITAAPLTIHDAETLVAAAHTAAEAAGVTVSVTVLDAGGHLLAFRRDDRAVLISGETSTRKAYTALQLNAATADLVDAVQPGGLFHTLPTALDRPLLFIAGGVPIHRDGRLIGALGVGGGAPEQDHGFATAAVKELV
- a CDS encoding MFS transporter; amino-acid sequence: MPLALLALAIGAFGIGTTEFVIMGLLPEIADDFAVSIPTAGFLVTGYALGVLFGAPLMTVLGTKISRKRMLMLLMGLFIAGNLLSAVAPVFAVMLIGRVVASLAHGAFFGIGSVVAADLVAPDKKAGAIAMMFTGLTVANVVGVPLGTLVGQNVGWRVTFAVVAVLGVVGLIGIARLVPEMPRAEGVRLRHELAALKNAQVLLAMAMTVLGFGGVFAAITYIAPMMTHVAGFADGSVTWLLVLFGLGMVGGNLIGGRYADRALMPMLYVSLGALAVVLALFTLTAHHKVLAAVTIALIGALGFATVPPLQKRVLDQAHGAPTLASAVNIGAFNLGNALSAWLGGLVIAAGLGYTAPNWVGAALAAGALLLAVASAALERRDNTRAHSGHVVAGSPSAEREAAVQH
- a CDS encoding MarR family winged helix-turn-helix transcriptional regulator; the encoded protein is MTATDPALTALAQGWCALSLLHGRIEAHIERALQARHDLSVREYSLLDVLSRQHDGDGGHLQMKQVAEAVVLSQSATTRLVTRLEDRGLLERYLCPTDRRGIYTNVTAAGLALLGEARPTNDAALREALDEAARNPELAPLVRVVESLKEPVTLPA